One window of Curtobacterium sp. 458 genomic DNA carries:
- the atpA gene encoding F0F1 ATP synthase subunit alpha: protein MADITISPDEIRDALKDFVSNYEPTKASTAEVGHVTDAGDGIAHVEGLPGVMANELIRFADGTLGLAQNLDEDEIGAIVLGEFDGIEEGQEVTRTGEVLSAPVGDGFLGRVVDPLGNPIDGLGEIAAEGRRALELQAPGVMSRKSVHEPLQTGIKAIDAMIPVGRGQRQLIIGDRQTGKTAIAIDTIINQKANWDSGDENKQVRCIYVAIGQKGSTIASVKGALEDAGAMEYTTIVAAPASDPAGFKYLAPYTGSAIGQHWMYGGKHVLIIFDDLSKQAEAYRAVSLLLRRPPGREAYPGDVFYLHSRLLERCAKLSDDLGAGSMTGLPIIETKANDVSAYIPTNVISITDGQIFLQSDLFNANQRPAVDVGISVSRVGGDAQVKSIKKVSGTLKLELAQYRSLEAFAMFASDLDQASRRQLDRGARLTELLKQPQYSPYPVEEQVVSIWAGTNGKLDEVPVSDVLRFESELLEHLRRNSDVLTTLRETNQLSDETVAAMDREIDAFKKGFQTSDGKTLGSEQFEAASAEDVDQEQIVKGRR from the coding sequence ATGGCAGACATCACCATCAGCCCCGATGAGATCCGTGATGCCCTGAAGGACTTCGTCTCGAACTACGAGCCGACGAAGGCCTCCACGGCCGAGGTCGGGCACGTCACCGACGCCGGTGACGGCATCGCGCACGTCGAGGGCCTCCCCGGCGTCATGGCCAACGAGCTCATCCGCTTCGCGGACGGCACGCTCGGCCTCGCGCAGAACCTCGACGAGGACGAGATCGGCGCCATCGTGCTCGGCGAGTTCGACGGCATCGAAGAGGGTCAGGAAGTCACCCGTACCGGCGAGGTCCTCTCGGCCCCCGTCGGCGACGGCTTCCTCGGTCGCGTGGTCGACCCGCTCGGCAACCCGATCGACGGTCTCGGCGAGATCGCAGCCGAGGGTCGTCGTGCCCTCGAGCTCCAGGCTCCGGGCGTCATGTCCCGCAAGTCGGTCCACGAGCCGCTCCAGACCGGCATCAAGGCCATCGACGCGATGATCCCCGTCGGCCGCGGCCAGCGTCAGCTGATCATCGGCGACCGCCAGACCGGCAAGACGGCCATCGCGATCGACACGATCATCAACCAGAAGGCCAACTGGGACTCCGGCGACGAGAACAAGCAGGTCCGCTGCATCTACGTCGCCATCGGTCAGAAGGGCTCCACGATCGCCTCCGTCAAGGGCGCGCTCGAGGACGCCGGCGCGATGGAGTACACCACCATCGTCGCTGCTCCCGCCTCCGACCCGGCCGGCTTCAAGTACCTCGCCCCCTACACCGGCTCGGCCATCGGCCAGCACTGGATGTACGGCGGCAAGCACGTCCTGATCATCTTCGACGACCTGTCGAAGCAGGCCGAGGCCTACCGTGCCGTGTCCCTCCTCCTCCGCCGTCCGCCGGGCCGCGAGGCCTACCCGGGCGACGTCTTCTACCTGCACTCCCGTCTGCTGGAGCGTTGCGCGAAGCTGTCGGACGACCTGGGCGCCGGCTCGATGACGGGTCTCCCGATCATCGAGACCAAGGCGAACGACGTGTCGGCGTACATCCCGACCAACGTGATCTCGATCACGGACGGCCAGATCTTCCTGCAGTCCGACCTCTTCAACGCCAACCAGCGTCCGGCGGTCGACGTGGGTATCTCGGTCTCCCGAGTCGGCGGTGACGCGCAGGTCAAGTCGATCAAGAAGGTCTCCGGCACGCTCAAGCTCGAGCTCGCGCAGTACCGCTCGCTCGAGGCGTTCGCGATGTTCGCGTCCGACCTCGACCAGGCGTCGCGCCGTCAGCTCGACCGTGGTGCGCGCCTGACCGAGCTCCTCAAGCAGCCGCAGTACTCGCCGTACCCGGTCGAGGAGCAGGTCGTCTCGATCTGGGCCGGTACCAACGGCAAGCTCGACGAGGTCCCCGTGTCCGACGTCCTGCGCTTCGAGTCGGAGCTGCTGGAGCACCTCCGCCGCAACTCGGACGTCCTCACCACCCTCCGCGAGACCAACCAGCTCAGCGACGAGACTGTCGCCGCGATGGACCGCGAGATCGACGCCTTCAAGAAGGGCTTCCAGACGAGCGACGGCAAGACGCTCGGCTCGGAGCAGTTCGAGGCTGCGTCGGCCGAGGACGTCGACCAGGAGCAGATCGTCAAGGGTCGTCGCTAG
- a CDS encoding F0F1 ATP synthase subunit gamma yields the protein MAAQVRVYRQRIKSAKTTKKVTRAMELISASRIQKAQARMAASGPYSRAVTRAVSAVATFSNVDHVLTTEPESSTRAAVVLFTSDRGLNGAFSTNVLKQGEELASLLRSEGKDVVFYLVGRKAVGYFGFRERPSEQQWVGGTDQPEFSTAKEIGDAVVGKFLQDTAEGGVDEIHIVFNRFVSIATQEPQVVRLLPLEVVEGVEAPSNDEPLPLYEFEPDADAVLDALLPVYIESRIFNAMLQSAASEHAARQKAMKSASDNADSLIRDFTRLANNARQAEITQQISEIVGGADALSSKKK from the coding sequence ATGGCAGCGCAGGTCCGGGTCTACCGACAGAGGATCAAGTCCGCGAAGACCACGAAGAAGGTCACGCGCGCGATGGAACTGATCTCGGCGTCGCGGATCCAGAAGGCACAGGCCCGCATGGCCGCGTCCGGTCCGTACTCGCGGGCCGTGACGCGGGCGGTGTCGGCCGTGGCGACGTTCTCCAACGTCGACCACGTGCTGACCACCGAGCCGGAGTCGTCGACGCGCGCCGCCGTCGTGCTGTTCACCTCGGACCGCGGTCTGAACGGTGCGTTCAGCACGAACGTCCTCAAGCAGGGTGAGGAACTCGCGTCCCTCCTCCGCAGCGAGGGCAAGGACGTCGTGTTCTACCTCGTCGGCCGCAAGGCGGTCGGGTACTTCGGCTTCCGTGAGCGCCCGTCCGAGCAGCAGTGGGTCGGCGGCACCGACCAGCCCGAGTTCTCGACGGCCAAGGAGATCGGCGACGCGGTCGTCGGCAAGTTCCTCCAGGACACGGCCGAGGGCGGCGTGGACGAGATCCACATCGTCTTCAACCGCTTCGTGAGCATCGCGACGCAGGAGCCGCAGGTCGTCCGGCTGCTCCCGCTCGAGGTCGTCGAGGGCGTCGAGGCGCCGTCGAACGACGAGCCGCTCCCGCTGTACGAGTTCGAGCCCGACGCGGACGCCGTGCTCGACGCCCTGCTCCCGGTCTACATCGAGAGCCGCATCTTCAACGCCATGCTGCAGTCGGCTGCCTCCGAGCACGCCGCCCGGCAGAAGGCGATGAAGTCGGCGAGTGACAACGCGGACTCCCTCATCCGTGACTTCACCCGCCTCGCGAACAACGCTCGTCAGGCCGAGATCACGCAGCAGATCTCCGAGATCGTCGGCGGCGCCGACGCCCTCTCGTCGAAGAAGAAGTAG